A genome region from Halorussus pelagicus includes the following:
- a CDS encoding adenylate kinase family protein, translating into MRVVVTGTPGTGKTSAVDVLDTELEVVHLNDLIKDENLWAERDEERDSLVADLDAVAERLDGRDDLLVESHLAHHLDADRVVVLRCHPEELERRLTERGESETKAEENAESEALDVILSEAVNAHGVENVYEIETTDRDPDEVADEISAVVEGEREPSAGEVSYIDYV; encoded by the coding sequence GTGAGAGTCGTCGTCACCGGGACTCCCGGAACGGGAAAGACCTCGGCAGTAGACGTTCTCGACACAGAACTAGAAGTCGTCCACCTCAACGACCTCATCAAGGACGAAAACCTCTGGGCGGAGCGCGACGAGGAGCGCGACAGCCTCGTAGCGGACCTCGACGCGGTGGCCGAGCGACTGGATGGGCGCGACGACCTGCTCGTCGAGTCACACCTCGCGCATCACCTCGATGCCGACAGAGTCGTCGTCCTGCGGTGTCACCCCGAGGAACTGGAACGACGACTCACCGAGCGTGGCGAGTCCGAGACGAAAGCGGAGGAGAACGCCGAGAGCGAAGCCCTCGACGTGATTCTCTCGGAAGCGGTGAACGCCCACGGCGTCGAGAACGTCTACGAAATCGAAACGACCGACCGAGACCCCGACGAGGTGGCCGACGAGATTTCGGCCGTCGTCGAGGGCGAGCGAGAACCGAGCGCGGGCGAGGTTTCGTACATCGACTACGTATGA
- a CDS encoding CDP-alcohol phosphatidyltransferase family protein has product MTLDQFRHVADRMLAPFVSLSSRLGLTPDAVSVVAFALAGGAGAAFYLGGTDPLWYLAGAILVFLNGWLDLLDGALARELGTDSKAGDLLDHVLDRYADVVVISGLAAGIGRYALGLAAVTGVLMTSYLGTQAQAVGLDRVYGGLLGRADRLALIGVTGALAAFVTATPAGLSVVAWLLVVFAVVGHFTALQRFYYAWRALS; this is encoded by the coding sequence ATGACCCTCGACCAGTTTCGCCACGTCGCCGACCGGATGCTCGCCCCGTTCGTCTCGCTGTCGTCCAGACTCGGCCTGACGCCCGACGCCGTCAGCGTCGTCGCGTTCGCACTCGCTGGTGGCGCTGGCGCAGCGTTCTATCTGGGCGGGACCGACCCGCTCTGGTATCTGGCCGGGGCGATTCTCGTCTTCCTGAACGGGTGGCTCGACCTGCTCGACGGCGCGCTGGCCCGCGAACTCGGCACCGACTCGAAGGCGGGCGACCTGCTCGACCACGTCCTCGACCGGTACGCTGACGTGGTGGTCATCTCGGGCCTCGCGGCCGGAATCGGTCGCTACGCGCTCGGACTTGCGGCCGTGACGGGCGTACTGATGACCTCCTATCTCGGCACGCAGGCCCAAGCGGTCGGACTCGACCGAGTGTACGGCGGCCTGCTCGGGCGGGCCGACCGTCTCGCGCTCATCGGCGTGACCGGCGCGCTCGCGGCCTTCGTGACGGCGACGCCCGCGGGTCTCTCGGTGGTCGCGTGGTTGCTCGTCGTCTTCGCAGTCGTCGGCCACTTCACCGCCCTCCAGCGATTCTACTACGCGTGGCGGGCGCTTTCTTGA
- a CDS encoding multiprotein bridging factor aMBF1, with protein MVQCEMCGAETSSPKTIKVEGAELDVCDNCSDFGTEVKTQDASSTSTKYSTSSSSSGSSSSSSSSTSSSSSRSRRSDMFDDMDELAQDYDDRIRKARESTGMSQEDLADELNEKASLIRKLELGDVLPSDEVQQKLERKLDIQLTAGGSSDDDEDWSGGNSTGEYTLGDVVKRKD; from the coding sequence ATGGTTCAGTGTGAGATGTGCGGTGCCGAGACGAGTTCCCCGAAGACCATCAAGGTCGAAGGGGCCGAGTTGGATGTCTGCGACAACTGCTCGGACTTCGGGACCGAGGTCAAGACTCAGGACGCCAGTTCTACGTCTACCAAGTACTCGACGAGTTCGTCGTCTTCCGGTAGTTCTTCGTCTTCGTCGTCGAGTACCTCTTCGAGTTCCTCCCGGTCGCGGCGCTCGGACATGTTTGACGACATGGACGAACTCGCCCAAGACTACGACGACCGCATCCGAAAGGCCCGCGAGAGTACCGGAATGAGTCAGGAGGACCTCGCCGACGAACTCAACGAGAAGGCCAGTCTCATCCGGAAACTGGAACTCGGCGACGTGCTTCCGAGCGACGAGGTCCAGCAAAAGCTCGAACGCAAACTCGATATTCAACTAACTGCTGGCGGTTCCTCTGACGACGACGAGGACTGGAGCGGCGGCAACTCCACCGGCGAGTACACCCTCGGCGACGTGGTCAAGCGAAAGGATTAG
- a CDS encoding transposase, whose translation MPSQSRQNTTESQLAVDQESDWRTVIEALCQQADDLCHIHNHITRVVSNLNITESWFSDYDEPGRAKYELESVVLMFLYQHIQGFNDSRLARRLSGAAFVHVRLGLDQPPRQQTINYMWRNRFSIHERRGITTAAKHIREICTRQNVTFASEPAFDPDDINAGDSIGKEQIAEAVNRATELGFDEFSANRASNCKYELQAYFERQGYLTLTNAGTTTPRRRFAWLSRRDEVPHGSSHNRTMKKIAAPDSQTDLSDFADGRRPPDWERIRKEVLSPFHAGVDQLLNEIAERDQGGLREPVKAAIDITSWEFEPSPYCNEEDTEEWKEPIPVDGEERYLRNDYPEMVSGLKGDGKRGYQFATLTIVAEDTPLVLAIEPVRDKRWWEDEEIQTTSRAKIVDRLLEQASRHVNIQKLFADRGFDTIGVRDVIDRHDVQYVIPKRMNATVDYDNIEKVKEHSVADIAVEPARLDGGDGRSHDVSIMYVPSTEEKETYSIFTTNAEVSPDRAQGLTAQYGHRWEIENEYKTIKEHFLPTSASKDYRVRFLYFVIAVIMYNVWRLTNFLLRDEVTVNLGEKPLIQAGEISELVGVYLFDPGD comes from the coding sequence ATGCCCTCACAATCTCGACAGAACACTACTGAATCGCAACTCGCAGTAGATCAAGAGAGTGACTGGAGAACCGTCATTGAAGCCTTATGTCAACAGGCAGACGACCTGTGTCACATTCACAACCACATCACCCGCGTAGTTTCCAATCTTAATATCACCGAAAGCTGGTTCTCCGACTACGACGAGCCCGGTCGGGCAAAATACGAGCTTGAATCGGTCGTTTTGATGTTCCTGTACCAGCACATCCAAGGATTTAATGATTCGAGACTCGCTCGACGTCTCAGCGGCGCAGCATTTGTCCATGTCCGGTTGGGTCTTGATCAGCCACCCCGTCAACAGACTATCAACTACATGTGGCGGAATCGGTTTAGCATTCACGAACGCCGGGGGATTACGACGGCAGCGAAGCATATCCGCGAAATATGCACTCGTCAAAATGTGACCTTTGCGAGTGAACCTGCATTTGACCCTGACGACATCAATGCCGGAGATAGTATCGGAAAAGAGCAAATTGCCGAGGCCGTCAATCGGGCCACAGAACTTGGGTTTGATGAGTTTAGTGCCAACCGAGCTTCAAACTGTAAATACGAACTACAGGCGTATTTCGAGCGGCAAGGCTACCTCACCCTAACAAATGCAGGAACGACTACTCCACGTCGGCGGTTCGCGTGGCTGAGTAGGCGTGATGAGGTTCCACACGGCTCTTCGCATAATCGAACGATGAAAAAGATCGCTGCCCCAGACTCACAAACCGATCTTAGCGACTTTGCTGACGGGCGACGACCGCCGGACTGGGAACGGATCCGAAAGGAGGTTTTGTCGCCATTCCACGCTGGCGTTGACCAACTGCTAAATGAAATAGCAGAGCGTGACCAAGGCGGTCTCCGAGAACCAGTCAAAGCAGCTATTGACATTACATCATGGGAGTTTGAGCCCTCCCCGTACTGCAACGAAGAAGATACTGAGGAGTGGAAAGAACCCATTCCAGTAGACGGTGAGGAGCGTTACCTACGGAATGACTATCCAGAGATGGTAAGTGGATTGAAGGGTGACGGTAAGCGTGGCTATCAATTTGCGACACTTACCATTGTCGCAGAGGATACTCCTCTCGTCCTCGCTATCGAACCAGTTCGTGACAAGCGGTGGTGGGAGGACGAAGAGATACAAACGACGTCACGGGCGAAGATTGTTGATCGTTTGCTAGAGCAGGCAAGCCGTCATGTTAATATTCAAAAATTATTCGCCGACAGGGGTTTCGATACAATCGGAGTTCGAGACGTGATTGATCGTCACGACGTTCAGTACGTGATTCCAAAACGAATGAACGCCACAGTAGACTATGATAATATAGAAAAAGTCAAAGAACATTCCGTTGCAGACATCGCGGTGGAACCTGCAAGGCTTGACGGAGGCGACGGGCGTTCTCACGATGTGAGCATCATGTACGTGCCTTCGACAGAAGAGAAAGAGACGTACTCAATTTTCACGACGAACGCGGAAGTTTCTCCTGATCGGGCGCAGGGGTTAACTGCTCAGTACGGCCATCGGTGGGAGATCGAGAATGAATATAAAACAATAAAAGAACACTTTCTACCAACGTCGGCCTCGAAAGATTACCGTGTTCGGTTTCTGTATTTTGTAATCGCGGTGATTATGTACAACGTCTGGCGACTAACGAACTTCTTGTTACGCGATGAAGTGACTGTTAACCTTGGCGAGAAGCCTCTGATTCAGGCAGGAGAAATTAGCGAGCTGGTTGGCGTCTATTTGTTTGATCCCGGAGACTGA
- a CDS encoding ATP-binding protein — protein MSTQEEEVTSLFEACQPRSDVINGTLEEEQFAANLATVAHEPDEAAPVYRDAVEFFETTYPTEGLATLLSNLSGRFLDATDRDTYGYKSSILCLDTTFGGGKTHDLIASYHLANSPTDIGNLSKFVDKDDLATEYLDAVSDGLEANSAVFVGGHVDARSARSSRTDPNAPDTNTMWGEIAYQLFGLDGYREIEDYDRDRQAPGQNTLKDLLEQSDQPSVVLIDEIAEYLEDASTLEVGGATLASQTVSFMKSLLETAAQVDTLTVIYSIADSAFKEEAEEVRGLIDELDAVVQRQQKVITPTGETEVGAVLQHRLFDEIDTDVATTVAEQYFHFYDEAPRQFPQEVSDDSYRSKLEREYPFHPTVIETLTEKIDTIPDFQRTRGALKLLGRAIHYLWNDQPGEYDRHFLRLYDLTPADDAPDGSIRATLNESLFEFVDLGAAVTADIYTRDGTAHAQLEDQKWTEKGIPALGTHITTTVLWNSLAFGEQASGIARRGLNEAIGHPDVSFDHYDNALKNLGGDDMSVACYYLYDEDQIRFKAEPNLIRIIDQRIQNTSEEQARSRFEARLDREVGSGGFNIEMFPEEPADVTDDGSTPTLSIMHMLTAPVQTERGKETEVPDKIQELYEKTAAKHGGKIQNRRNKNYVLFLAPDSELLENAIGQATRLEAIEDLRGDSQQTADLSDEQFQELRDREDEARGLLGESVRNVYRHLFYVEDDGLTHVTITSVDASGGTKLVDAVRTTLEDMNRIIRDDDQPKGKVWFNQKLWQSQKQRMTTADLEAQFARKPGLPFLLSTKPLRKTIARMVSDYEYAYWDSETGTAYWNAKSQPDNWQHDAPLPDSPDVTTSITDSQVKIGDEYELFASIEDLLDQHGDEIRPPELSGCANCDKDLPSQSTHKLCEECRNKSAECDECGDRVESKTKADEPVLCEDCKTGPGGTWNKSTTGSMSAKRAFNEIRGHAVSQAGSNSIPGIDSLIVQIEGDQPFKHGSFVAQRSPVKSRSESITVDLDYKSRAEMGDGEATFNANFNGPLDAFTTLNQSPEGFSDRAGGNQKVKLSFKFQLDKPEPIDNDEDDVLAQLGDELDGMNITVRAQANGPTNVERDDS, from the coding sequence ATGAGTACACAAGAGGAGGAGGTGACTTCGCTCTTCGAGGCTTGCCAGCCTCGCTCCGACGTTATCAATGGGACGTTGGAAGAAGAGCAATTCGCCGCGAACCTCGCGACCGTCGCCCACGAACCCGATGAGGCTGCCCCTGTGTATCGGGACGCCGTAGAATTTTTCGAAACCACGTACCCCACCGAGGGGTTGGCCACTCTTCTGAGCAACCTCTCAGGGCGGTTTTTGGACGCCACAGATAGGGATACTTATGGGTATAAGAGTAGCATTCTCTGTCTAGACACGACCTTCGGCGGCGGGAAAACGCACGATCTTATCGCTTCTTACCACCTCGCGAACAGTCCGACTGATATCGGGAATCTCTCTAAGTTCGTCGATAAAGACGATCTGGCGACCGAGTATCTGGACGCTGTTTCCGATGGGCTCGAAGCAAATTCGGCCGTCTTCGTTGGAGGGCACGTCGACGCTCGAAGCGCCCGGAGTAGCCGAACCGACCCGAACGCCCCGGACACGAATACGATGTGGGGCGAAATTGCGTACCAGCTATTCGGTCTCGACGGCTATCGCGAGATTGAGGACTACGACCGCGACCGGCAGGCACCGGGTCAGAATACATTAAAAGATCTGCTTGAACAGAGTGACCAACCCTCGGTGGTCCTCATCGACGAAATCGCGGAATATCTTGAGGACGCCTCCACGCTCGAGGTCGGTGGGGCAACGCTTGCCAGCCAGACCGTCTCCTTCATGAAGTCACTGCTGGAGACGGCAGCTCAGGTCGACACGCTCACGGTCATTTACAGTATTGCAGACTCGGCATTCAAGGAGGAAGCCGAAGAGGTCCGCGGCCTGATTGACGAACTAGATGCCGTCGTCCAGCGCCAGCAGAAGGTAATCACCCCTACCGGGGAAACCGAAGTCGGCGCTGTTCTCCAGCACCGTCTATTCGATGAAATCGATACAGACGTCGCAACTACGGTGGCGGAACAATACTTCCACTTCTACGACGAAGCTCCGCGCCAGTTCCCGCAGGAGGTCAGCGACGACAGCTATCGCTCTAAGCTTGAACGGGAGTATCCGTTCCACCCGACCGTCATTGAAACGCTCACCGAGAAAATCGATACGATTCCGGACTTCCAGCGAACCCGTGGGGCACTAAAACTGCTCGGGCGAGCGATTCACTATCTCTGGAATGATCAGCCTGGTGAGTACGACCGGCACTTTCTCCGACTCTATGACCTCACGCCAGCGGATGATGCTCCAGATGGTAGTATCCGAGCGACACTCAACGAATCGCTGTTTGAATTCGTCGATCTGGGTGCTGCGGTGACCGCTGACATTTACACGCGTGACGGAACGGCACACGCGCAGCTTGAGGATCAGAAATGGACGGAGAAGGGGATTCCTGCGCTCGGTACCCACATCACGACCACGGTCCTCTGGAATAGTCTCGCATTTGGTGAACAGGCGTCTGGGATCGCTCGACGTGGCCTCAACGAAGCAATCGGACATCCCGATGTCTCGTTCGATCACTACGATAACGCGTTGAAGAACCTTGGCGGCGACGATATGAGCGTCGCCTGCTACTACCTCTACGACGAGGACCAGATTCGGTTCAAGGCCGAACCGAACCTGATCAGGATTATCGACCAGCGAATTCAAAACACCTCCGAGGAGCAAGCCCGGAGTCGGTTCGAAGCGCGATTAGACCGTGAGGTCGGAAGCGGGGGCTTCAACATCGAAATGTTCCCCGAGGAACCAGCGGACGTAACAGATGATGGTTCCACGCCCACGCTTTCGATCATGCACATGCTTACGGCACCCGTGCAAACGGAGCGAGGGAAAGAAACCGAAGTCCCTGACAAGATCCAGGAGTTGTACGAGAAGACCGCCGCGAAACACGGAGGTAAGATTCAGAACCGGAGAAATAAGAACTACGTCTTGTTCTTGGCACCCGATTCGGAACTCCTTGAGAATGCTATCGGCCAGGCGACGCGTCTCGAAGCCATCGAGGACCTACGGGGGGACTCCCAGCAGACTGCGGATCTCTCCGACGAGCAATTTCAGGAACTTCGTGACAGAGAGGACGAAGCACGTGGGCTCCTCGGTGAGAGCGTTCGAAACGTCTATCGTCACCTGTTCTACGTCGAGGACGACGGCCTGACACACGTTACTATCACTTCCGTTGATGCCAGCGGCGGAACAAAGCTCGTCGATGCGGTCCGGACCACGCTCGAAGATATGAACCGGATCATCCGGGACGACGACCAGCCCAAAGGAAAGGTCTGGTTCAACCAGAAGTTGTGGCAGAGTCAGAAGCAGCGGATGACGACGGCGGACCTAGAAGCACAGTTCGCACGGAAACCGGGGCTACCCTTCCTCTTAAGTACGAAGCCGTTACGAAAGACCATCGCACGAATGGTCTCAGATTACGAGTACGCCTACTGGGATAGTGAGACGGGGACAGCATACTGGAACGCCAAGTCACAGCCTGACAACTGGCAGCACGATGCCCCTCTCCCAGATTCGCCGGACGTCACGACTTCGATTACTGATTCGCAGGTCAAGATTGGCGACGAGTACGAACTCTTCGCGAGTATCGAGGATCTCCTCGATCAACACGGCGACGAGATTCGGCCGCCGGAGCTCTCCGGATGCGCGAACTGCGACAAGGACCTCCCTTCCCAGAGTACCCACAAGCTGTGTGAGGAATGTCGGAACAAGTCTGCCGAGTGTGACGAATGCGGAGATCGAGTCGAAAGCAAAACAAAAGCCGATGAACCCGTTCTGTGTGAGGACTGCAAAACGGGTCCTGGTGGAACGTGGAACAAATCCACGACGGGGTCGATGAGTGCGAAGCGGGCCTTTAACGAGATCCGCGGACACGCCGTATCCCAAGCAGGTAGCAATTCGATACCAGGAATTGACTCGCTGATTGTGCAGATTGAAGGCGACCAGCCGTTCAAACACGGCTCCTTCGTCGCCCAGCGCTCCCCAGTAAAATCTCGAAGTGAGTCTATCACGGTTGACCTTGACTACAAGAGTCGTGCCGAGATGGGTGACGGTGAGGCAACCTTCAATGCTAATTTCAATGGCCCGCTCGATGCCTTCACGACACTAAATCAGAGCCCAGAGGGCTTTAGCGACCGGGCAGGTGGGAATCAGAAGGTCAAGCTAAGCTTTAAGTTCCAGTTGGACAAACCCGAACCTATCGATAACGACGAAGATGACGTGCTCGCCCAGCTCGGCGATGAACTCGACGGGATGAATATCACCGTCAGAGCGCAGGCCAACGGACCGACTAATGTCGAAAGAGACGACTCATGA
- a CDS encoding DUF7680 family protein — MSVYPDEEQAGSFALGSSIYGGRPTFALVRDETGNEATITLYELLPTEQADARKRRLERRRRQSSKTHPFHEVIGEDVADTEDWTWDSWVAMKVRQLSGSRLRCLLQLFDEAFRDTDIDPSLITGTGSATVLIPEEPGVRLSLGFIGVKPLQRVDRMRALTRGVARMSLEECYYWHAKCRSPNSPNGAKALRTLLAKHK, encoded by the coding sequence ATGAGTGTATATCCCGACGAGGAACAGGCAGGATCCTTCGCCCTAGGGAGTAGTATCTATGGTGGTCGTCCCACGTTCGCCCTCGTTCGTGACGAAACGGGGAACGAAGCGACAATCACACTCTACGAGCTGCTTCCGACCGAGCAGGCTGACGCACGGAAGCGGCGACTCGAACGACGCCGACGACAGTCGTCGAAAACGCATCCGTTCCACGAAGTGATTGGTGAAGACGTAGCGGACACGGAGGATTGGACGTGGGACAGCTGGGTTGCTATGAAAGTGCGGCAACTCTCCGGTTCCCGCCTCCGATGTCTCCTCCAACTCTTCGACGAAGCCTTCAGAGACACAGATATTGACCCCTCGTTGATAACCGGTACAGGTTCTGCAACCGTCCTCATTCCTGAAGAGCCAGGAGTTCGGCTCTCACTCGGATTTATCGGAGTCAAACCGTTACAGAGAGTTGATCGGATGCGAGCACTTACTCGAGGCGTAGCACGGATGAGTCTGGAAGAGTGCTACTATTGGCACGCTAAGTGTCGTTCGCCAAATAGTCCAAATGGAGCAAAAGCCCTTCGAACGCTATTAGCAAAACACAAATAA
- a CDS encoding DUF1156 domain-containing protein produces MSEEKPLESAQKLKKLAIEGELPLKTIGIENLKESNPKHKPPQIYLHPWFARRPTPVSRLAVLASILPESVSSDQLLKWMQIGPKHLESGIAEHVESKKATEASRSGNFEEHYGYPRPFRLSPSKSEISELHEELKEHWDGELPTILDPTAGGGVIPFEALRYNLPVRANELNPIPALILKVMLEYAPEVGSLRDELEHWGGEINEIAKERIKPYFPKENPSHKILNSACTFTVPCDDCGCDIPLVSKWWLYKDSAREGVAVRPSVNQEKNTVEYDVVRLPDDVTKEEFDPQKGVVDGSATCLNCNAPMDADRFKEKIAADNFNYELLGVKYEKAGESQGSYRSPTTDDEAAMDAAVDRINSDLDLATFLTTEIPEGQETDRLFNWGFTEWRDIYSPRQLVTHYEYLQAFKEYRESIEDQYNEETAKAILTLLSLTASKSLDRNSILSPWSTKKGYPENAMGGKNYPVQRLYVENNLSEREQGYLDILERITDSYEELVEFADQVEDPDVSLSVGDAADLPYEAGEISAAVMDPPYYTSIMYSELSDFFYVWLREYLEEIYLDTFRSPLTNKEEEAVANPSRFESVATGEKSSKDLANEYYEQKMSNIFSEVYRTLERGGVMTVMFTHKETDAWDTLTMSLINSGFTITSTHPITSEMPQRLDTRGGGSADSTLLLTGRKPAQDQDPESGQPTLWDDVKKETRATAKDAARDLLDSGLSLTKTDVIISAFGPTLGVYADSYPVVDDKGNEVRPREALTEAREAVTQVLVDTYLEGEGIDSLDEVTKWYILSWLVHESDTFEYDDGRQLGLGVGIDIDDINSKMKVWRKGSGSNTIQLRSHDDVRVQDVNKPPESRSSRRPVNPDDMSYSVALDAVHAAMHVYEAKGETEAWNWMNERNVQSNSDFRSALTALLQVLPSDHNDWELARDLSVGKTGDLLDLDVDASVFQDEEDEGDRQGNLSDF; encoded by the coding sequence ATGTCCGAAGAAAAACCGTTAGAGTCTGCCCAGAAACTGAAAAAACTGGCAATAGAAGGAGAACTACCTCTCAAAACAATTGGTATTGAAAACCTAAAAGAATCTAATCCGAAGCATAAACCACCTCAAATTTATCTGCACCCGTGGTTCGCCCGTCGCCCAACTCCTGTTTCGCGATTGGCGGTGCTCGCCTCAATTCTCCCTGAAAGCGTGAGTTCAGATCAATTGTTGAAATGGATGCAAATCGGGCCGAAGCATCTAGAGTCTGGAATCGCGGAACACGTTGAATCAAAGAAAGCAACTGAAGCTTCTCGGTCCGGGAATTTTGAGGAACACTACGGATACCCCCGTCCATTCAGATTGTCACCTTCCAAATCAGAAATCAGCGAACTCCATGAAGAATTGAAGGAACACTGGGATGGTGAGCTGCCGACTATTTTAGATCCTACAGCCGGTGGAGGAGTGATCCCGTTCGAGGCACTCCGGTATAATCTGCCCGTACGGGCTAACGAACTCAACCCAATACCGGCCTTAATTCTGAAGGTGATGCTGGAGTATGCGCCTGAAGTCGGTTCCCTGAGAGACGAGCTTGAACACTGGGGAGGAGAAATCAACGAAATCGCAAAAGAGCGTATAAAACCGTATTTTCCGAAAGAGAATCCCAGTCACAAGATTCTGAATTCAGCGTGTACCTTTACTGTACCTTGTGACGATTGCGGCTGTGACATTCCTCTCGTCTCAAAATGGTGGCTGTACAAGGATAGTGCACGAGAGGGCGTAGCGGTTCGACCTTCTGTGAATCAAGAAAAAAATACGGTGGAGTACGATGTCGTACGTCTACCAGATGATGTAACGAAAGAGGAATTTGATCCGCAGAAGGGCGTAGTCGATGGAAGTGCTACATGTCTTAACTGCAATGCTCCTATGGATGCGGACCGGTTCAAAGAGAAAATAGCTGCGGATAACTTCAATTATGAACTCTTAGGAGTAAAATATGAGAAAGCTGGAGAGTCACAGGGTAGCTATCGGTCACCGACTACGGATGACGAAGCGGCGATGGATGCTGCCGTAGATCGGATAAATTCCGATTTGGATCTGGCCACTTTTCTTACTACGGAAATCCCGGAAGGACAAGAAACAGACCGGCTCTTTAATTGGGGATTCACCGAGTGGCGAGATATTTACTCACCCCGTCAGCTCGTAACGCATTACGAATATCTTCAAGCGTTCAAGGAATACAGAGAGTCCATTGAAGATCAGTACAACGAAGAAACGGCGAAAGCGATTCTAACCCTACTCTCCTTAACCGCGAGTAAATCATTAGACCGTAATTCAATTCTGTCCCCCTGGAGCACGAAAAAGGGCTATCCAGAGAACGCAATGGGAGGGAAGAATTACCCTGTTCAGCGACTTTACGTCGAGAACAATTTATCAGAGCGAGAACAGGGGTATCTGGATATATTGGAGAGAATAACTGATTCGTATGAGGAACTAGTTGAGTTTGCAGACCAAGTTGAGGATCCAGACGTTTCGTTGTCTGTCGGTGACGCAGCCGATCTCCCCTATGAGGCTGGCGAGATTAGCGCTGCTGTTATGGATCCTCCGTATTACACCAGCATTATGTATTCTGAGTTGTCGGACTTCTTTTATGTCTGGCTAAGAGAGTACCTTGAGGAAATTTATCTGGATACGTTCAGATCCCCATTAACAAATAAGGAAGAAGAGGCCGTCGCGAACCCAAGTCGATTTGAATCTGTAGCAACTGGGGAGAAGTCAAGCAAGGATTTGGCTAACGAATACTATGAGCAGAAGATGAGTAATATCTTTTCTGAGGTCTACAGAACACTGGAGCGTGGGGGAGTAATGACTGTGATGTTCACGCACAAGGAAACTGATGCGTGGGATACTCTTACAATGTCCTTGATAAACTCTGGCTTCACCATCACCTCAACACATCCCATAACTAGTGAGATGCCCCAGCGGTTGGATACCCGTGGTGGAGGGTCTGCAGACAGTACGTTATTATTAACAGGGAGAAAGCCCGCACAAGATCAAGACCCAGAATCGGGACAACCTACTCTATGGGATGATGTGAAAAAAGAAACTAGAGCAACTGCAAAAGACGCAGCGCGTGATCTATTAGATTCCGGCCTCAGCTTAACGAAGACGGACGTGATTATCAGTGCTTTCGGACCAACACTTGGTGTCTACGCAGACAGTTATCCCGTTGTTGACGATAAGGGGAATGAGGTCAGACCACGGGAGGCATTGACAGAAGCCCGAGAAGCTGTAACTCAAGTCTTGGTCGATACGTACCTTGAGGGTGAGGGAATCGATAGTCTTGATGAAGTCACTAAGTGGTATATACTCTCGTGGCTGGTGCATGAATCAGATACATTCGAATATGATGACGGCCGTCAGCTTGGCCTGGGAGTTGGTATTGATATTGACGACATCAACAGTAAAATGAAAGTTTGGCGGAAGGGGAGTGGGAGCAATACCATCCAACTCCGTTCTCACGATGACGTTCGTGTCCAAGATGTCAACAAACCTCCCGAAAGCCGTTCTAGTCGGCGACCTGTAAATCCAGATGATATGTCGTACTCTGTTGCCCTGGACGCAGTACATGCCGCGATGCATGTCTATGAAGCAAAGGGTGAAACGGAGGCTTGGAACTGGATGAACGAGCGGAATGTTCAATCAAACTCTGATTTCCGATCTGCGCTCACAGCATTACTTCAGGTATTACCTTCCGATCACAATGATTGGGAGCTCGCACGTGATCTTTCAGTTGGGAAGACTGGAGACCTACTTGATTTGGATGTTGATGCGAGCGTATTCCAAGACGAAGAAGACGAGGGAGATCGTCAAGGAAATCTGAGCGACTTCTGA